In the genome of Equus caballus isolate H_3958 breed thoroughbred chromosome 3, TB-T2T, whole genome shotgun sequence, the window GACTCATGCTGGGAACAGTAACGGTGTGTATTCCAGAGGTTTCGTTAGGATTACGTGGGATAATCCAGGTCAAGCAAAATTAAAACTCTGCCTGGCACTTAATAAGTGATCCCAAAATATTAGCAGGCTTCATCATCATCAGCAtccccatcatcaccatcattgtcaccatcaccaccatcataatcctccttctcctcctcatccccatcataaccatcaccatcaccaaaTTTTTccatcatcagcatcaccactatatcatcatcatcatcttcactaTCATCAGCAGCATCAcaccatcactatcaccatcatcatcacagcAGGAGCATCACCACTGCCATCAACAGCATCATCACATcatatcatcaccaccaccaccatcgtcatcatcaccatcaccatcaccaccatcaccatcatcaccatcaccatcaccaccatcaccatcatcaccatcaccatcaccactatcaccaccatcaccaccatcaccaccatcaccatcaccatcaccatcaccaccatcatcaccatcatcaccatcaccatcaccaccatcaccaccatcaccatcaccgtcaccaccatcaccgtcaccatcaccatcaccatcaccatcatcaccaccatcaccatcgtcaccatcaccatcaccatcatcaccaccatcaccatcgtcaccatcaccatcaccatcatcaccaccatcaccatcaccatcaccatcaccaccatcaccatcaccatcatcaccaccatcaccatcaccatcaccaccgtcaccatcaccaccgtcaccatcaccatcatcaccaccatcaccatcaccaccatcaccatcaccaccatcaccaccatcaccatcaccgtcaccaccatcaccgtcaccatcaccaccgtcaccatcaccactgtcaccatcaccatcatcaccaccatcaccatcaccaccatcaccatcaccaccatcaccaccatcaccatcaccgtcaccaccatcaccgtcaccatcaccaccgtcaccatcaccatcatcaccaccatcaccatcaccatcaccatcaccaccatcaccatcaccaccatcaccgtcaccatcaccaccgtcaccatcaccaccgtcaccatcaccaccgtcaccatcaccatcatcaccaccatcaccatcaccatcaccatcatcaccaccatcaccgtcaccaccatcaccgtcaccaccaccaccgtcaccaccaccaccgtcaccaccatcaccatcaccatcaccactatcaccaccatcaccaccatcaccaccatcaccatcaccatcaccatcaccaccatcatcaccatcatcaccatcaccatcaccaccatcaccaccatcaccatcaccatcaccaccatcatcaccatcaccaccatcaccaccatcaccgtcaccaccatcaccgtcaccaccaccaccgtcaccaccaccaccgtcaccaccatcaccgtcaccaccatcaccgtcaccatcaccaccgtcaccatcaccaccgtcaccatcaccaccgtcaccaccatcaccgtcaccaccatcaccgtcaccatcaccaccgtcaccatcaccatcatcaccatcaccatcgtCACCACCAtcgtcaccaccatcaccatcatcaccaccatcaccatcaccaccatcaccatcaccatcaccatcaatAGCAGCAGCGTCACctccaccatcatcatcattaccatcaccATCTTCTTTGTGGGGAGCAAGGGAAGGGAGGCGCAGCACAGCCTTGCAGTAACCCCCTCGAAGATCCCTGCTGTGCCACAGGAGGGTGGGCTCCCCTGGAACCCCTACCTTCGCTGGAGGGCCCCCTTCCCCTTTGACCCCATTCCGCCTCCTCTCTGCACACTACTCCCTTCCCTCCCAGGTCTCCCCGAGGGCAGCAAATCCCTTGTCCTGTCTCACAGAGTCCCCCTGTGGCACTGGGCCCCGCAGACAGCCCGGCCCTGAAGGCCCTTCCCAACTCGTGTTGAGGCATCTTCCCCACAAAGAGGCCCAGGACAGACAACGGCTTGTGTACTTTGCTCTGCGGTGTTACGTAGACTAGGTCTCTAGCCACGTGCTAACCACTCAGTGCACAGCATCTCATCCAGTCTTTCCAGAAGAAACTGGAGCTACGAGATGTCAGAGAACTTGCTCTCACGGCCCAGGCCGTAGGTGGTGGTCCCCAGAAGGAGGCAACATCCCCGGCCCAGCGCTGGCTGCATGCGGTGTGGCCCAGCCCACACCAGCTATTGCGTCTGCAGCGCCATCAGCTCAGCGGAACTGACGTCAGGCCTGcacctggctgtgtggccttgggtgagtGACCCACctccgagcctcggtttcctcacctgtaagatggggataataatatctgtCCCTGAGGGCTGTAAGGATGTGCGACAGGCAGGCCGAGGAGCAGGTCCACACAGCTCCTCTGAGGAAAGTGGTCCCGGCGCGCGCTTCCCGTGAAGCTCCGAGGATGGTCATGGCTGGTCTCGAACACGCAGTGCAGCGGGCAGGCCTGGCATGGGGGACGGTGAGGGACAATAGCCACTAGATGCCATTCTACTGTCACCGGGCAAAGCTTAGAGGAGGCCTGGGCATGGGGACACGGGCCACTCCCACCCCGTGGGGGGTGACCTTCTGGCAGGCCACTTGGCTCTGTGCATCCGTTAGAGGTTTAAATGCCGCGTCCTCTGACCCAGCAGCTCGGCTCCTGGAAACCCGCCCTGGAGAAAGCCACACGCTCACGGGAGCATCCTGCGGGCCGCAGCTCCCGAGACCCTCGCTGGGCCAAGCTCAGATCCTGCCGTCGGGAAGGATGACCTCGGGAGCACTGTTGTCGCCTCCCCACTCGTGGTCTGCAGGCCGCCCACCCGGATGCTCTCCCTGCAGCTCCTTCCCCGGCGGGAAG includes:
- the LOC111772978 gene encoding uncharacterized protein, which produces MVMVMMMMVEVTLLLLMVMVMVMVVMVMVVMMVMVVTMVVTMVMVMMVMVTVVMVTVMVVTVMVVTVVMVTVVMVTVVMVTVMVVTVMVVTVVVVTVVVVTVMVVTVMVVMVVMVMMVVMVMVMVVMVVMVMVMMVMMVVMVMVMVMVVMVVMVVIVVMVMVMVVTVVVVTVVVVTVMVVTVMVVMMVMVMVMVVMMVMVTVVMVTVVMVTVVMVTVMVVMVMVVMVMVMVMVVMMVMVTVVMVTVMVVTVMVMVVMVVMVMVVMVMVVMMVMVTVVMVTVVMVTVMVVTVMVMVVMVVMVMVVMVMVVMMVMVTVVMVTVVMVMVMVVMMVMVMVVMVMVMVMVVMMVMVMVTMVMVVMMVMVMVTMVMVVMMVMVMVMVTVMVVTVMVMVVMVVMVMVMMVMMVVMVMVMVMVVMVVMVVIVVMVMVMMVMVVMVMVMMVMVVMVMVMMTMVVVVMI